From a single Clostridium isatidis genomic region:
- a CDS encoding DHH family phosphoesterase, with product MNSLEEISKTLIKSKKIGITYHVSPDGDAVGSALALLNGLRLLNKDAYLISKDLISENLQFLKGSSEATGKVLSPEDGTEIVVVLDCGNYDRISADLNYYKGEIINIDHHVSNDKYGNINYIDIKAAATAEVVFMLLEKLGISFEEENDDVREIATCLYTSLVTDTGAFRHSNVTSRTHLIASKLKNVGVNNMNIYQNLFDNNSFEKMKLIGKALNNIKLLFNGKVALIKIPISYGKELGIEIGDTSDIISFALQIKGIELAILIKEIENGSKVSLRSKNNFDVRKIAENLGGGGHVKAAGITLKNINLEEAEDKVFNEIEKVL from the coding sequence GTGAATTCCTTAGAAGAAATAAGTAAAACTTTAATAAAGAGTAAAAAGATAGGCATTACCTACCATGTATCACCAGATGGTGATGCAGTAGGTAGTGCACTTGCACTTTTAAATGGACTTAGACTATTAAACAAAGATGCTTATTTAATTTCAAAGGACCTTATATCCGAAAATCTTCAATTCTTAAAGGGTTCTTCTGAGGCTACAGGTAAAGTACTAAGTCCAGAGGATGGCACAGAAATTGTTGTTGTTTTAGACTGTGGTAATTACGATAGAATTTCCGCTGATCTTAACTATTATAAAGGTGAAATAATAAATATTGATCATCATGTTAGTAATGATAAGTATGGAAATATAAATTATATAGATATAAAAGCAGCCGCAACAGCAGAAGTTGTTTTTATGCTGCTTGAAAAGTTAGGAATAAGTTTTGAAGAAGAAAATGATGATGTTAGGGAAATTGCTACATGTCTTTATACATCTTTAGTAACAGATACTGGTGCTTTTAGACACTCAAATGTTACATCAAGAACTCATTTGATTGCTTCAAAACTTAAAAATGTAGGAGTTAATAATATGAATATATATCAAAATCTTTTTGATAATAATAGCTTTGAAAAAATGAAATTAATAGGAAAAGCATTAAATAATATAAAATTATTATTTAATGGTAAGGTTGCTTTAATAAAAATTCCAATATCCTATGGAAAAGAATTGGGTATAGAAATTGGTGATACTTCTGATATTATTTCCTTTGCCTTGCAAATAAAAGGAATAGAGTTAGCTATTTTAATTAAAGAAATAGAAAATGGTTCTAAAGTAAGCCTTAGATCAAAAAATAACTTTGATGTAAGAAAAATTGCTGAGAATTTAGGTGGCGGAGGACATGTAAAAGCTGCTGGAATTACATTAAAGAATATTAATTTAGAAGAGGCTGAAGATAAAGTGTTTAATGAAATAGAGAAAGTGTTATAA
- the rbfA gene encoding 30S ribosome-binding factor RbfA — MANYRGGRINEEVKKEISIIIRDEIKDPRMTGMVSLTSVKVTKDLSYAKVYVSIFAKNDEEKNETFQALKSASGYVRRELGHRLNLRNTPQILFELDDSISYGMRIEELIEKGRSK; from the coding sequence ATGGCTAATTATAGAGGCGGAAGAATTAATGAAGAGGTTAAGAAAGAAATAAGCATCATAATAAGAGACGAAATTAAAGATCCTAGAATGACTGGAATGGTATCACTAACATCAGTTAAAGTAACTAAAGATTTGAGTTATGCTAAGGTATATGTTAGTATATTTGCAAAAAATGATGAAGAAAAAAATGAAACATTTCAGGCATTAAAGAGTGCAAGTGGATATGTTAGAAGGGAATTAGGCCATAGATTAAATTTAAGAAATACACCCCAAATACTTTTTGAATTAGATGATTCTATAAGCTATGGTATGAGAATTGAAGAACTTATAGAAAAAGGAAGGTCAAAATAG
- the infB gene encoding translation initiation factor IF-2, translating into MSKIRVYELAKELKISSKELIELLMNEFSIDVKNHMSVIEEEDADLIKELLAEKEKEEKDKNIIDEYEEQIEEEVNKVKKKKKKKNENKEEKTDENASEVIEIGETITVKELAEKLGKPAADVIRTLIFTGVMAAINQEIDFETAEKVCEKYECIAVKKEETEELEELEEEEVSEENLVKRPPVITVMGHVDHGKTSLLDYIRKAHVTSSEAGGITQHIGAYTASLNGEKITFLDTPGHEAFTAMRARGAQITDIVILVVAADDGLMPQTKEAISHCKAANVPMIVAINKIDRPGANIDRVKQELAEEEVLVEEWGGDTIAVPVSAKTGENIDQLLEMLLLTAEMQELKADPKRKAKGTVIEAKLDKGRGPVASLLVQNGTLNVGDSILVGSTYGRIRAMFDDKGKKIKSAGPSIPVEVLGLSEVPEAGDRFTVVKDEKTARSMAEARKEKIKDESFRASTRVSLEDLYNQIKEGNVKELDIIVKADVQGSVQAIKQSLEKLSTEDVKVRVIHGAVGGITETDVSLATASNALLIGFNVRPDTNATAAAEREKVEIKTYRVIYDAIEDVKSAMIGMLEPEYKEVVHGKAEVRATYKISNVGTIAGAYVIDGKIIRNSEVRVIRDGIVIFESKLASLKRYKDDVKEVGTNYECGLSIEKFNDIKEGDIIESFTMQAIERKKL; encoded by the coding sequence TTGTCAAAAATAAGAGTTTATGAATTGGCAAAAGAACTGAAGATAAGTTCAAAAGAACTTATAGAATTATTAATGAATGAATTTAGCATTGATGTTAAAAATCATATGAGTGTCATAGAAGAAGAAGATGCAGATTTAATCAAGGAATTACTTGCAGAAAAGGAGAAAGAAGAAAAAGATAAAAATATTATAGATGAATATGAAGAACAAATAGAAGAAGAAGTAAATAAAGTTAAAAAGAAAAAGAAGAAGAAAAATGAAAATAAAGAAGAAAAAACTGATGAAAATGCTTCTGAAGTTATAGAAATTGGAGAAACTATAACAGTAAAAGAATTAGCAGAAAAGCTTGGAAAACCAGCTGCAGATGTTATAAGAACATTAATCTTTACAGGTGTTATGGCAGCCATTAATCAAGAAATAGATTTTGAAACTGCAGAAAAAGTATGTGAAAAATATGAATGTATTGCAGTTAAAAAAGAAGAAACTGAAGAACTTGAAGAATTAGAAGAAGAAGAAGTAAGCGAAGAAAACTTAGTAAAAAGACCTCCAGTAATAACAGTAATGGGTCATGTTGACCATGGTAAAACGTCTTTATTAGACTATATAAGAAAAGCTCATGTTACATCAAGTGAAGCTGGTGGAATTACACAACATATTGGTGCTTATACAGCTAGCTTAAATGGAGAAAAAATAACTTTCCTTGATACACCTGGCCATGAGGCTTTTACAGCAATGAGAGCAAGAGGTGCTCAAATTACAGATATAGTTATTTTAGTTGTTGCAGCTGATGATGGATTAATGCCTCAAACAAAAGAAGCAATTAGCCACTGCAAAGCTGCTAATGTTCCAATGATAGTTGCTATAAATAAAATAGATAGACCAGGAGCTAATATTGATAGAGTTAAACAAGAACTTGCAGAAGAAGAAGTTTTAGTAGAAGAGTGGGGTGGGGACACAATAGCTGTTCCTGTATCAGCAAAGACTGGTGAAAATATTGATCAATTATTAGAAATGCTTCTATTAACAGCTGAAATGCAAGAACTTAAGGCAGATCCAAAGAGAAAAGCAAAAGGTACAGTAATTGAAGCTAAATTAGATAAAGGAAGAGGTCCTGTTGCCTCTCTACTTGTTCAAAATGGTACTTTAAATGTAGGAGATTCAATATTAGTAGGTTCAACTTATGGAAGAATAAGAGCTATGTTTGATGATAAAGGAAAGAAAATTAAATCTGCTGGTCCATCAATACCAGTAGAAGTATTAGGACTTTCAGAAGTGCCTGAAGCTGGAGATAGATTTACTGTAGTAAAAGATGAAAAAACTGCAAGAAGCATGGCTGAAGCAAGAAAAGAAAAGATTAAGGATGAAAGTTTCCGTGCAAGCACAAGAGTTTCTTTAGAGGATTTATATAATCAAATAAAAGAAGGTAATGTAAAAGAACTTGATATAATAGTAAAGGCTGATGTTCAAGGATCAGTTCAAGCTATAAAGCAATCTTTAGAAAAGCTTTCAACAGAAGATGTAAAGGTTAGAGTTATTCATGGAGCAGTTGGAGGAATAACAGAAACAGATGTAAGTTTGGCAACAGCTTCTAATGCATTACTTATAGGATTTAATGTAAGACCTGATACTAATGCAACAGCAGCGGCTGAAAGAGAAAAGGTCGAAATTAAAACTTATAGAGTAATATATGATGCTATAGAAGATGTTAAGTCTGCTATGATAGGAATGCTTGAACCAGAATACAAGGAAGTTGTACATGGAAAAGCAGAGGTAAGAGCAACTTACAAGATTTCCAATGTAGGAACTATTGCAGGTGCTTATGTTATTGATGGTAAGATAATCAGAAATTCAGAAGTTAGAGTAATAAGAGATGGAATTGTAATTTTCGAGTCTAAGCTTGCATCCCTTAAGAGATATAAAGATGACGTAAAAGAAGTAGGAACTAACTATGAATGTGGATTAAGCATTGAAAAATTCAATGATATAAAAGAGGGAGATATAATAGAATCATTTACTATGCAAGCAATCGAAAGAAAAAAGCTTTAA
- a CDS encoding ribosomal L7Ae/L30e/S12e/Gadd45 family protein has product MNKFFNFLGLAKRAGSLIEGYSKCNEQRNKKNIYLFIISKDASDSTKKKFVNHCKTKDVKFIEDFTKEELGASIGREEVKILAVSDENIAKKLYTLYEEEK; this is encoded by the coding sequence ATGAATAAGTTCTTTAATTTCTTAGGATTAGCAAAAAGAGCCGGCAGTTTAATAGAAGGCTATAGCAAATGTAATGAACAAAGAAATAAAAAAAATATTTATCTATTTATAATTTCAAAGGACGCGTCAGATAGTACTAAGAAGAAATTTGTTAATCATTGCAAAACAAAAGATGTAAAATTTATTGAGGATTTTACAAAGGAAGAGTTGGGTGCTTCTATAGGTAGAGAAGAAGTGAAAATTTTAGCTGTTTCAGATGAAAATATAGCTAAAAAACTCTATACCCTTTATGAAGAGGAAAAATAA
- the rnpM gene encoding RNase P modulator RnpM, whose protein sequence is MKVKKIPLRKCTGCMEMKPKKELIRVVKSPELEVSVDLTGKKSGRGAYICRDIDCLEKAFKTKRLSRSLDIAIDESVYNRLKEEIINE, encoded by the coding sequence ATGAAAGTAAAGAAAATTCCTTTAAGAAAATGTACTGGATGTATGGAAATGAAGCCTAAAAAAGAACTAATCAGGGTTGTAAAAAGTCCTGAATTAGAAGTTTCAGTAGATTTAACTGGGAAAAAGTCTGGTAGAGGAGCTTATATCTGTAGAGACATAGACTGCCTAGAAAAAGCCTTCAAGACAAAAAGACTTAGTAGAAGCTTAGATATTGCAATTGATGAAAGTGTTTATAATAGATTAAAGGAAGAAATAATAAATGAATAA
- the nusA gene encoding transcription termination factor NusA: MNEEFIGALKEIVKEKGISEELLFTTIEDALVAAYKKNYAGPTTSAQNVKVNINRENGEIRVYAQKVVVEDVYDPITEISLEEAKSISPRYDLDDIVDLEVTPKNFGRVAAQLAKGVVTQRIREAERNAIYTELKELEYDIITGTVLRKDKNNVFINLGRIETTIGPNEQIPGEEYKFNEKVKLYVVEVKNGSKGAQITVSRTHPGLVKRLFELEVPEIYNGVVEIKSISREAGSRSKIAVHSNDENVDPMGACVGPKGARVQKIVDELKGEKIDIIKWSKNPEEFIAASLSPAKVLEVTADEETKSAKVVVDDNQLSLAIGKEGQNVRLAAKLTNWKIDIKSKSQVESLKENTDIDEAIENESVE, from the coding sequence ATGAATGAGGAGTTTATTGGCGCTCTTAAAGAAATAGTAAAAGAAAAGGGGATTAGTGAAGAACTTTTATTTACAACAATTGAAGATGCATTAGTTGCAGCATATAAGAAAAATTATGCAGGACCAACAACTTCAGCACAAAATGTAAAAGTAAATATAAATAGAGAAAATGGAGAAATCCGCGTATATGCTCAAAAAGTAGTTGTGGAAGATGTATATGATCCTATAACAGAAATTAGTTTAGAAGAGGCGAAATCAATAAGCCCTAGATATGATTTAGATGATATTGTAGATTTAGAAGTTACACCTAAAAACTTTGGTAGAGTTGCTGCTCAGCTAGCTAAAGGTGTAGTAACTCAAAGAATAAGAGAAGCTGAAAGAAATGCTATTTATACTGAATTAAAGGAATTAGAATATGACATAATTACTGGTACAGTACTTAGAAAAGATAAAAATAATGTATTTATTAATCTTGGAAGAATTGAAACTACTATTGGTCCTAATGAACAAATACCTGGTGAAGAATATAAGTTTAATGAAAAAGTTAAACTATATGTAGTTGAAGTAAAAAACGGATCAAAGGGTGCTCAAATTACAGTTTCCAGAACACATCCAGGACTTGTAAAAAGATTATTTGAATTAGAAGTTCCAGAAATATATAATGGCGTTGTAGAAATTAAAAGTATTTCAAGAGAAGCTGGTTCAAGAAGTAAAATTGCTGTACATTCAAATGATGAAAATGTTGATCCAATGGGAGCATGTGTTGGTCCAAAAGGAGCAAGAGTGCAAAAGATTGTTGATGAGCTTAAGGGCGAAAAAATTGATATTATAAAATGGAGTAAAAACCCAGAAGAATTTATAGCAGCATCCCTTAGTCCAGCAAAAGTCTTAGAAGTAACTGCTGATGAAGAAACTAAGTCTGCTAAAGTAGTTGTAGATGATAATCAATTATCTTTAGCAATTGGTAAAGAAGGTCAAAATGTACGACTTGCAGCAAAATTAACTAATTGGAAAATAGATATAAAAAGCAAATCACAAGTTGAATCTTTAAAAGAAAATACAGATATTGATGAAGCAATTGAAAATGAATCAGTTGAATAA
- the rimP gene encoding ribosome maturation factor RimP, which yields MKVDLLVKEINQYARPIAEELNLEIYYIEYVKEDGSYYLRIYIDKEGGGITLSDCEAMSRRISDILDEKDPIPEAYYLEVSSPGLNRRLYIDEHYRKQIGKEIQVKLSKGLDGKKIFKGILKEVKDISIILEEAGEEIEIPKDKIKSANLEGEI from the coding sequence ATGAAGGTTGATTTATTAGTTAAAGAAATTAATCAATATGCAAGACCTATAGCAGAAGAATTAAATTTAGAGATTTATTACATTGAATATGTAAAGGAAGATGGAAGCTATTATTTAAGAATATATATTGATAAGGAAGGCGGAGGCATAACTTTATCAGATTGCGAAGCTATGTCTAGAAGAATAAGTGATATATTGGATGAAAAAGATCCAATACCAGAAGCTTATTATTTAGAAGTATCGTCTCCGGGATTAAATAGAAGACTATATATTGATGAGCATTATAGAAAACAAATTGGAAAAGAAATTCAAGTTAAGTTATCAAAGGGCCTTGACGGTAAAAAGATCTTTAAAGGAATACTTAAAGAAGTAAAAGATATTTCAATTATTTTAGAGGAAGCCGGAGAGGAAATAGAAATTCCTAAAGATAAAATTAAATCAGCTAATTTAGAAGGGGAAATATAA
- the ispG gene encoding flavodoxin-dependent (E)-4-hydroxy-3-methylbut-2-enyl-diphosphate synthase, whose amino-acid sequence MERRKTRKVKVGNVYVGGDAKITIQSMTNTDTRDVEATLAQIRELNIAGCDIIRCAVPDMKAAEALEWICKQSPIPVVADIHFDYKLALKAIENGVSALRINPGNIGSVEKTKAVVEAAKAKNIPIRIGVNAGSLEKSILARDGKPTAKGLVESALKHVKILEELDFRDIVISIKSSDVVMMIEAYRLIADKCDYPLHLGVTESGTPFRGTIKSSIGLGTLLAEGIGDTIRVSLTSDPIEEVKVAKEILKALKLKETGLEFVSCPTCGRTQINLIEIAKEVEKRIENINKNIKVAVMGCAVNGPGEAREADIGIAGGNGEGLIFKKGKIIKKVKEEDLIEELMKEIENL is encoded by the coding sequence ATGGAAAGAAGAAAAACAAGAAAAGTAAAAGTAGGAAATGTTTATGTTGGTGGAGATGCAAAAATAACAATACAATCTATGACGAATACAGATACAAGAGATGTAGAAGCAACTCTTGCACAAATAAGAGAATTAAATATCGCAGGCTGTGATATTATTAGATGTGCTGTTCCAGATATGAAAGCAGCAGAAGCTTTAGAATGGATTTGCAAACAGTCACCAATTCCAGTAGTAGCAGATATTCATTTTGATTATAAATTAGCTCTTAAAGCAATAGAAAATGGAGTTTCTGCACTTAGAATAAATCCAGGTAATATAGGAAGCGTTGAAAAAACAAAAGCTGTAGTTGAAGCAGCTAAGGCAAAAAATATTCCAATAAGAATTGGTGTAAATGCAGGCTCTTTAGAAAAAAGTATATTAGCAAGAGATGGAAAACCAACAGCTAAAGGATTAGTTGAATCTGCATTAAAACATGTTAAAATTTTAGAAGAATTAGACTTTCGTGATATAGTAATTTCAATTAAGTCTTCAGATGTTGTTATGATGATAGAAGCCTATAGATTAATAGCTGATAAATGTGATTATCCATTGCATCTAGGAGTAACAGAATCTGGAACTCCTTTCAGAGGAACTATTAAGTCAAGCATAGGTCTTGGTACCTTGCTTGCAGAAGGTATAGGAGATACAATTAGAGTTTCTTTAACAAGTGATCCTATAGAAGAAGTAAAGGTTGCTAAAGAAATATTAAAAGCTTTAAAGCTAAAGGAAACCGGTTTAGAATTTGTATCATGTCCAACATGTGGAAGAACACAAATCAATTTAATTGAAATAGCTAAGGAAGTTGAAAAGAGAATTGAAAATATAAATAAGAATATTAAGGTTGCTGTAATGGGATGTGCAGTTAATGGCCCAGGAGAAGCAAGGGAAGCTGATATTGGAATAGCTGGTGGAAATGGTGAAGGTTTAATCTTTAAAAAAGGCAAAATTATTAAGAAGGTTAAGGAGGAAGATCTAATTGAAGAATTAATGAAGGAAATTGAAAATTTATAA
- the rseP gene encoding RIP metalloprotease RseP → MYIIYALIGFGLLIIVHELGHFIMAKVNGIKVEEFSIGMGPKILSTQGKETKYSLGLFPIGGYVKMLGEEEEVQDERSFSSKSPLRRISVIVAGAAMNFLFAILMYTIILNKFGYALPVVDSVVENSPAMEAGLQEGDKFLKVDGNKIYTSEDIQFAIGMAKDNSVDFLIERNGEKYEYTITPELVKDGNSERYMIGFGFKYINSPNIFDSFKHSFNKTISAVNQTFTGIKMMVTGKLNLKTDVGGPVSIIRMSSAAAESGIWNLVYFLAYISINLAVMNMMPFPALDGGWTVILLIELITRRKVPEKVVAAINYFGIMFLFGVMILVTIKDILFPISL, encoded by the coding sequence TTGTATATAATTTATGCGTTAATAGGATTTGGTTTACTTATTATTGTTCATGAACTTGGACATTTTATTATGGCAAAGGTTAATGGAATTAAAGTTGAGGAATTTTCTATAGGGATGGGCCCTAAAATACTTTCTACTCAGGGCAAAGAAACAAAGTACTCTTTAGGTTTGTTTCCTATAGGTGGATATGTTAAAATGCTAGGTGAGGAGGAAGAAGTACAGGATGAAAGAAGCTTCTCATCAAAGTCTCCTTTAAGAAGAATAAGCGTAATAGTGGCAGGGGCTGCTATGAACTTCTTATTTGCTATACTAATGTATACAATAATTTTAAATAAATTTGGCTATGCTTTGCCAGTAGTAGATAGTGTTGTAGAAAATTCTCCTGCTATGGAAGCTGGTCTTCAAGAAGGGGATAAATTTCTAAAAGTAGATGGAAATAAAATTTATACTTCGGAGGATATACAATTTGCTATAGGAATGGCAAAGGACAATTCGGTAGATTTTTTAATAGAAAGAAATGGGGAAAAGTATGAATATACCATAACTCCAGAATTAGTTAAAGATGGTAATAGTGAAAGATATATGATAGGTTTTGGATTTAAATATATTAATAGCCCAAACATCTTTGACAGTTTTAAACATAGTTTCAATAAAACTATTTCTGCAGTGAATCAGACCTTTACAGGCATAAAAATGATGGTTACTGGAAAATTAAATCTTAAAACAGATGTTGGAGGACCAGTATCTATAATTAGAATGTCAAGTGCTGCAGCTGAAAGTGGAATTTGGAATTTAGTATATTTTTTAGCTTATATAAGTATAAACTTAGCAGTTATGAATATGATGCCATTTCCAGCTTTAGATGGTGGATGGACAGTTATATTACTAATTGAACTGATTACAAGAAGAAAGGTCCCAGAAAAGGTAGTTGCAGCAATAAATTATTTTGGAATTATGTTTTTATTTGGAGTTATGATCTTAGTAACTATAAAGGATATACTATTCCCTATAAGTTTATAG
- the dxr gene encoding 1-deoxy-D-xylulose-5-phosphate reductoisomerase, which translates to MNNISILGVTGSIGIQTLDVIRKSNKEINLVGVSANTSVNKMKEIIKEFMPKYVAMMDRNAADDIKSYCIENNFNIEVYSAIEGLEKIATLEEIDMVVTSVVGMIGLRPTIKAIEAKKDIALANKETLVVAGELIMKKARENNIKIYPVDSEHSAIFQALSGYKTDDISKIILTASGGPFRGKNLEYLKNVTVEEALNHPKWNMGKKISIDSATLMNKGLEVIEAHYLFNCSYDKIEVIIHPQSIIHSMVEYKDASVIAQLGSTDMRLPIQYALNKKVRKHPIASKLNFYEISELTFEKPDMETFKCLKLAYQAGKEGGLAPCILNSANEEAVALLLEEKINFIEIPTIIEKALEYFKEEKSKELTLENILEIDYKVRKYVRDNCK; encoded by the coding sequence ATGAATAATATTTCAATTTTAGGAGTAACAGGCTCAATAGGAATTCAAACCTTAGATGTAATAAGAAAATCTAACAAAGAAATTAACTTAGTTGGGGTAAGTGCAAATACATCTGTAAATAAAATGAAGGAAATAATTAAAGAATTTATGCCTAAATATGTTGCAATGATGGATAGAAATGCTGCAGATGACATAAAATCATATTGTATAGAAAATAACTTTAATATAGAAGTCTATTCAGCAATTGAAGGTTTAGAAAAAATTGCTACACTTGAAGAAATAGATATGGTTGTAACCTCTGTTGTTGGAATGATTGGTCTTAGACCAACAATTAAGGCCATTGAAGCAAAAAAGGATATTGCATTAGCTAATAAGGAAACTCTAGTTGTTGCTGGGGAACTTATTATGAAAAAGGCTAGAGAAAATAATATTAAAATATATCCAGTAGATTCAGAACATAGTGCAATTTTTCAAGCTTTAAGTGGATATAAAACAGATGATATCAGTAAAATAATATTAACTGCTTCAGGGGGACCTTTTAGAGGAAAGAATTTAGAATATTTAAAAAATGTTACAGTAGAAGAGGCTTTAAACCATCCTAAATGGAATATGGGCAAGAAGATTTCGATTGATTCAGCAACTTTAATGAATAAAGGATTAGAAGTAATAGAAGCTCATTATTTATTTAATTGTTCTTATGATAAAATTGAAGTGATTATTCATCCTCAGAGTATTATACATTCAATGGTTGAATATAAGGATGCAAGCGTTATTGCACAGCTTGGATCAACAGATATGAGACTGCCAATTCAATATGCATTAAATAAAAAGGTAAGAAAGCATCCTATTGCTAGTAAACTAAATTTTTATGAAATTAGTGAGCTTACTTTTGAAAAGCCAGATATGGAAACTTTCAAATGCCTTAAACTTGCATATCAAGCAGGAAAAGAAGGTGGCCTTGCTCCATGTATTTTAAATTCTGCTAATGAAGAAGCTGTTGCTTTACTATTAGAAGAAAAAATAAACTTTATTGAAATTCCAACAATAATCGAAAAAGCATTAGAATACTTTAAAGAAGAAAAATCAAAAGAACTTACCTTAGAAAATATATTAGAAATTGATTATAAAGTAAGAAAATATGTAAGAGATAATTGTAAGTAG
- a CDS encoding phosphatidate cytidylyltransferase — MKKNSRYFGALVMTPFVIFLLLGGVWLKSITFLISVLGLYEIYSALKEKKFNPIDIAGYILLIVYYLMNSNLEKFVYVLLLVSILLLIIPIINLKYNFIDSALTILSFIYVGILFSFIPIISNKVNGNYLIWLIFIGSWLSDTLAYYSGKYFGRKKLCPEISPNKTIAGSIGGFLGSTIGCGIFGIIMINRIANVNLIHFFLIGALCGIMGQLGDLAASSIKRYVGIKDYGNLIPGHGGILDRFDSILFNSLVVFYYLTFIAKI; from the coding sequence ATGAAAAAAAATAGCAGATACTTTGGAGCTTTGGTTATGACCCCTTTTGTCATATTTCTTTTACTAGGAGGGGTTTGGTTAAAATCTATTACTTTTCTTATCTCTGTTTTAGGATTATATGAAATTTATAGTGCGTTAAAAGAAAAAAAATTTAATCCTATCGATATAGCAGGATATATTTTATTAATTGTATATTATTTAATGAATAGTAACTTAGAGAAATTTGTATATGTACTATTGCTTGTATCAATTTTATTACTTATAATTCCTATAATAAATCTTAAATATAATTTTATTGACTCAGCTCTTACCATATTATCTTTTATTTATGTTGGAATCTTATTTAGCTTTATTCCTATTATTAGTAATAAAGTTAACGGTAATTATTTAATTTGGTTAATATTTATAGGTTCATGGCTTTCTGATACCCTTGCCTATTATTCAGGGAAATATTTTGGCAGGAAAAAGCTATGTCCAGAAATAAGTCCGAATAAAACAATAGCTGGATCTATTGGAGGATTTTTAGGAAGTACTATTGGTTGTGGGATTTTCGGTATTATAATGATTAATAGAATTGCCAATGTTAATTTGATACACTTTTTCTTAATAGGAGCTTTATGTGGAATAATGGGACAGCTTGGAGATTTAGCAGCATCATCTATTAAAAGATATGTTGGCATAAAAGACTATGGAAATTTAATACCTGGCCATGGTGGAATATTAGATAGATTTGATTCAATTTTATTTAATTCACTTGTAGTGTTTTATTATTTAACCTTTATAGCAAAAATTTAA
- a CDS encoding isoprenyl transferase, whose protein sequence is MIGSFIKKKKKEIVLDKENIPEHIAIIMDGNGRWARKRNLPRTMGHRAGVEAIRRVLKEADKIGIKYLTLYAFSTENWKRPKDEVSALMNLLVEYFKKELAELNKNGVVIRISGDITKLPKIAEEEIIKAVEITKNNKGIVLNLAFNYGGRDEILRAVKTIAEDYKNNKINLDEIDEDKFSNYLYTCNIPDPDLIIRPSGEQRISNFLLWQCAYSEFWYSDICWPDFNEEHLHMAIYDFQHRNRRYGGI, encoded by the coding sequence ATGATAGGATCCTTTATAAAAAAAAAGAAAAAAGAAATAGTTTTAGATAAAGAAAATATTCCTGAACATATTGCTATAATAATGGATGGAAATGGCAGATGGGCAAGAAAGCGAAATCTTCCTAGGACAATGGGCCATAGAGCTGGAGTAGAAGCCATTAGAAGAGTTCTTAAAGAAGCAGATAAAATTGGGATCAAATATCTAACCCTTTATGCTTTTTCAACAGAAAATTGGAAGAGACCTAAAGATGAAGTATCTGCTTTAATGAATCTTTTAGTAGAGTACTTTAAAAAAGAGTTAGCAGAATTAAATAAAAATGGTGTGGTTATAAGGATATCTGGAGATATTACTAAACTTCCTAAGATTGCCGAAGAAGAGATAATAAAGGCTGTTGAAATTACTAAAAATAACAAAGGTATAGTTTTAAATCTAGCCTTTAATTACGGTGGAAGAGATGAAATCTTAAGGGCGGTAAAAACTATAGCGGAAGATTATAAAAATAATAAAATAAATTTAGATGAAATTGATGAAGATAAATTCTCAAATTATCTTTATACTTGCAATATACCTGATCCAGACCTTATTATAAGACCTTCTGGAGAACAACGAATTAGTAACTTTTTATTATGGCAATGTGCTTATTCAGAATTTTGGTATTCAGATATATGCTGGCCAGATTTTAATGAGGAACACTTACATATGGCCATTTACGATTTCCAACATAGAAATAGAAGATATGGTGGAATATAA